A region of the Dehalococcoidales bacterium genome:
GTGGACTGGTCATTATCATTTTAGTGGGATTACGCCAAAATATCAAAAATGTTCCAATATTTGTATGGGTTTGACAATACCGGAGCGCAAAGATAAACTTGAGAAGAATCATTTAAAGTTGTGTTTCTACTATTGTAAATTGAAGGAGACGCTATGGGTAAAAACGGCAGCAGCTTTAAGAAATTGCACCATGTGGGCGTGGTGGTCAAAGACATCAACAAGGCCATCGCCTATTTTGAGTCGCTGGGCATCGGGCCGTTCGGGGGGCCGGACGGTAAAAAGGCTTTCCCGGTGGCCTTTAAGGGAGAGCTCCACGGTAAACCGGCGGAGTGGACCACCACCATCAGCAACGCCAAGCTGGGTGATGTCGAGCTGGAAATCCTGGAGCCTACCAAAGGCAACCAGGCGCTCAAGGAGTCGCTCGACGCCACCGGCGAGGGCCTGCACCACATCGGCTTTATCACCGATAACCTGGAGCAGGAAATAGCCAACTTCAAGAAGAACGGCATCGGCATCTGGACGGAGGCCAAAGGCCAGTTCATCTATTCTGACCCCTCCCCCGTAGGCGGCGTGGCCATCGAGTTCCGCGGCATGCACAAGGAATAATAGGGAAAGTTTTTAGTTTACGGTTTTCAGTTAACAGTCGGGGTGGGGCCCAAGATGCAGGATTATAAGAAATTGAGTGTTTGGAAGAAAGCCCATTTACTGACGTTGGCTGTGTATAAAACAACCTCTGCTTTTCCGAAAGAAGAGATGTTTACCTTAACTTCTCAAATGCGCCGGGCTTGCTTATCCGTCCCAGCCAATATTGTTGAAGGTTGCGGGCGCGGAGGTAGTGCTGAACTGGGGCGTTTCCTTCAAATCGCCTCAGGTTCAGCCCATGAACTAGAATATTATCTTTTGCTGTCTCAAGAGCTTAAGTACATTAATGCTAAAGACTACAGCCAGACTATTGCTTTGGTCGGAGAGGTGAATCGTATGCTCTCCGCTTTGATAAATAAGGTGAAAAAAAGTTAACTGTAAACTGTTAACTGTCAACTGTTAACTAATAATCAATGACTTAAAATAAGGAGGCTTACGCCATGAAAGCAGCCGTCACACGTGAAGCCGGGATTATCAAGATGGAGGATGTCCCGGAACCGGAAATGGCGCCCAACCAGGTAAAAGTAAAAATAGCCTATGCCGGTCTTTGCGGGACCGACCCCGAAAACCTTGAGCACCGCTTCGGGCTGATGCCCCCGGAAGCCTACAAGGGCGCCCGTATCCTCGGCCACGAGGCCTCCGGCACTATCGCGGCCGTAGGCAAAAACGTAAAAAACAACTTTAAGGTAGGACAGCGGGTGGCCATGAATTTCCGCGGTTCCTGCGGGGCCTGCTGGTACTGCCAGAACGGCAAGGAGCATTACTGCCGCGGCGGCTCCGGCGCGTCCGGCTGTTTCGCGGAATACGCCGTTTACCCGGAAAGCGCTATCTATCCGCTGGCGGATGATATCAGCTTTGAAATCGGCGCCATGCTGGAGCCGGTCTCCGTGGCCGTCCATGCCATCGACCAGGCAAAAGTCATTACCGGCAGCAGCGTCGCCATCTGCGGCGGCGGGCCCATCGGCCTGCTCTGCCTGGAAATGGCGCTTAAAGCCGGCGCGGCCCGCACCTTGCTGTCCGAGCCTGTCGCGGAAAAGCGCGCCCTGGCTAAAAAGCTCGGCGCCGACGTTACCGTCGACCCCTTTAACGAGGATTTGGAAGCTATCGGCAAAAAGCTGACGGATGGCCGCGGCTTCAATACCGTTATCGATGCCAGCGGCAGCGTTAAAGCCGCCAAGCAATGCCTCTCCCTGGCGGACAACTGCGGCACTATCTTGTGGGCGGCTGTCTACGGCAAGGACGTGGAAATCGGCGTTTCTCCCTTCCTCATGTACGCCAAGGAACTCACCATCACCTCGACTTTTGTTTCTCCCTATTCCTTCCCGCGCGCCCTGGCCCTGCTGCCCAAGCTGGAGCTGCAGTCGCTCATCACGGATATCGTCGACCTCAAGGATATCCAGCAGGCCTTTGATATGCATAAAAAAGGCAAGTCCATTAAAATATTGATTAAAATGTAATATATCCCCCCTTTTCCTCCCCCCGGTGGGGGAGGACTAAGGTGAGGGGTAAACTATAAACTGTTAACCGTAAACTGTACACTCTTAACTGTAAACTATAAATCAGGAGGATATTTTTATGGCTGATGCAAAAGAAGTCAGTCGCCTTAAAGCGCTGGCCTATGAGATGCGCAAAAAGCTCATCCATCTGTGCGGCAATTATGATGGCATCGTGCACATCGGCGGGGACCTGTCCATGACGGACCTGCTCATCGGGCTCTATCATCACGGCTTGAAAGTCGACCCCAAGCAAATTGGTTCGCCCACCCGGGATCGTTTTCTCCTCAGCAAGGGGCACGGCGCGGTCTGCATGTACATCGCCATGTCCCTGCGGGGCTATTTTGATTATGACGAGATTGTCCGGACCTACGGTCAGCTGGACAGCGCCTACGGTATGCACCCCTGCAAGATACAGCTCCCCGGGGTGGATTGCTCGTCCGGTTCGCTCGGCCAGGGCCTGGCCATGGCCGCGGGGATGGCTTTTTCCGCCAAACAAAAAAAGGAAGCGCACCGTGTCTTTTGCATGATGGGCGACGGGGAGACGTGTGAAGGTGAAGTCTGGGAAGCGGCCAATACCGCCGGCTCTTACAAGCTGGGGAATCTCATCGGCGTGGTGGATAGGAACAAGCAGCTGATGACCAGCTTTGACGGCGACTATATGAACCTGGAGCCCTACGCGGACAAGTGGCGGGCTTTTAACTGGAATGTGGTCGAGTTCAATGGTCACGATATGGCCCAGATTGTGGATGCGCTGGACAATCTGCCGCCGGTAACCGGCAGCCGGCCTACTGCGCTCATCGCCAGCACCGTCAAGGGCAAGGGGGTTTCCTTTATGGAGAAGAACATCGGCTGGCACGCGGGTGCGTTAAGCCCCGAGGATATGCAAAAAGCCTTGGCTGATATTGAAGCCGGCTTCGCCGGGAAAGGTAGTGCTGCATAATGAAAGTGACGTTTAACTTCGGTAGTTTCTTATCGGCCCGGTCGGTCATGGGTGATACCATGGTCGAGTTGGGGGAGAATTATAAAAACGTCTGGGCTTTGACGGCTGATACCGGCGGCGCGTTAAAGGAGTATAAACAGAAGTTCCCTGACCGGTATATAGATGTCGGCGTCGCCGAGCAGAATCTGGCCGGCATTGCCGCCGGTCTGGCGCTGGAAGGCAATGTTCCGTTTATCGCCGGTATGATTCCCTTCATGACCATGCGCGCCTGTGAGCAGAACCGCACCGCTATCTGCTACCAGGACCTGCCGGTGCGTTTTATCGGCACCGGCGGCGGCCTGACCTCCGGCGGCGGCTCTACCCATAACGCTATGGAAGATATCTCCATCATGAAGTCGATGGTCAATATGGCCGTCCTGTCTATCGGCGACCCCAATATGGTGCGTGATATCATGCTGCTCAGCATGACCTATCCCCACCCCCTCTATATCCGCCTCGCCCAGGGTAAAAAAGACCGTATGCTTTATGAGCCGGGCGCTTATGAGTACAAGATCGGCATGGGCATCACCGCGCGTGAAGGCAAAGATGCCACGATTATCTCTCACGGGGAAATGGTCTTCGAGGCTCTGGAAGCCGCCAAAACTCTGGCGGACGAGGGGATAGACGTGCGTGTCGTCGATATGTATTCCATCAAACCCGTGGATAAAGACCTGGTCTGCAAAGTCGCCAGGGAAACCGGGAATATCCTGGTTCTTGAAGACCATCTCATGGAGGGCGGACTGGCCAGCACTATCGCGGATGTGTTCGTGGATAGCGGCGTTTATCCTAAGAAATTCAAGCGCCTCGGCATTCCCCAGGTATTCGCCGGCTTTGGCAGCGGCGAAGAGCTGCGGGCCAAGTTCGGCTATGATAAGACCGCCGCCGTAGCCGCGATAAAGAAAATGCTCAAGTAAGGAAAAACCGCGGCGTTACCATTGATACTGGTGAAAAGTTATAGGGGCAGGCGCAAAAACCTGCCCCTGTTTTTCTTGTCATTGCGAGGCGTCCCGATAAGCTCCCTTTCCCCCGCGTATCGGTATGGCCTGCCTGCCCGCCGAAGCGCGTTACGGCACGCAGGCGCGGCCATCTCTATCATGGAATTAACCGCATGTCATCCCGGCACAGGCTTTAGCCCGAGTTTACCCGGGGACTTGAATCCATTTTATGCCTTGAGTCTTCTCTCCCCGTCCTTCCCGCCCTAACCATACTATCTTCAAATTTCACCTATCAATCGCTCCCTCTCTGCCAGCGGAGAGGGAGATGGAGGGAAAGGTAAAGTAAACCGCTTTAGTCCTGCTGTCATTCCAGCGAAGGCTGGAATCCACCTTAAGCCTTCCCTTCGATGCCCCCTTCCTTCCCGCCTTAATAACACTATCCCCAAACTTCACCTACCCTTGTGCAAACTGGGACATAGGTAACACTTTTTTAGTCTTTTCATTAAGCATACCGGGGAGGCTGTAACGGTGAGGTATGCCCCGCGACTAAACGCAGACAGAACCTCCGCCGGAGCCCCTTGACAACCTCTCCCGCCATGTCGTACCATATATGGTACGTATCGGAGATGTAAATGACAACTTTTTCCGCGTCGGAAGCCAGGAAACGTTTTTATAAACTCGTTGATAGAGTCCAGGAGACCCATGAGCCGGTCTATATCGTGGGCAAAAGGAACTCTGCCTATCTTGTATCGGAGGAAGACTGGCGCGCCGTACAGGAAACACTCTACCTGACGTCGATTCCCGGTATGAGGGAGTCGATTATCCAGGGCTTGAATACCCCCATCGCGGAAACTGATGAGGAACCCGGCTGGTGAGCTGGCGGCTTGTCTTTACCAAACAAGCTAAAAAAGATGCTAAAAAGATTGCCCGGGCTGGACTCAAACCCCAGGCCATCCGCTTGTTGGAAATCCTCAAAGAAGAACCCTGTTCCCCGCCCTGTGAAAAACTCCTCGGCGACCTTACCGGCGCTTATTCCCGCCGGATCAATATCCACCACCGTTTGGTCTATCAGGTGCTTGATGAAATCAAGACGGTAAAAATCATCCGCCTCTGGACGCATTATAAATAGAAAAATCCTTTAATATTCCGTCGCCCACGCTCGCCCCTTATTTTTATCCGTATTACCCCTTATGCTATAATTTCGCCGGTAGCTAACTATACGTAAAGGAGATTTCATGGCTCAACTTAAATACGCGGATTGTCTCGTACAAAAACCGGGCTCGTTCCCCCCGGAGCTTCAGGGAGCCGGCGGCAGCACCGGCAAAGACCCCGTGCCGGGCGTTAAGGCCACCCACCTTATGACCGCCGATGCCGCTGTCCAGAAGGGATTTTTCTCCGTGGACTGCACCTGGTTGTGGAGCGGCGCCGCTAAAGGCCCCGTGGGCGACCCCCATACCCACGATTTCTCCCACGTTATCGGCCTCATCGGCGGCCGCCCGGAAGATGCCCAGGACCTCGGCGGTGAGATTGTCGTTTCGCTTGACGGCCACGACGAGGTTATCACCCGCAACTGCCTTATTTTCGTCCCGGCGGGTGTCGTGCATGGGCCGATTCTGTTCAAGAAAATCAATCGCCCGGTGTTCTTTATCACCATCGCCATGACCGGCGCCTATACCCGCAAACCCGCCGCCGCCCCCAAAAAGCCCGCCGCGGAAAAGCGCTATTTCCTGATGGACCATACCAAGGAGCATTTCTCCGTCGGCGCCGATTCAAAAAAGGCGCCTCCGCCTCCCCCCCGCCCCATGAACCTCAAGAGCTCCCGCATCCTGCATATCGAAGATGACATGGTGCCCGGCTCGTTCTACGTGGACTTCGTCTGGATTTGGGAAGGCAACGGCGGCGCGCCCGCCCCGGAGCACACCCATGATTGGACGGAGCTTTTGGCTATGGCCGGCGCCGACCCCTCCCGTCCCCACGACCTCGGTGGCGAGATGAGTATCATGCTCGGCGGCGAATACCTGCCCACCACCAAGAGCACCCTGGTCTGCATCCCGGCCGGCCTCGCGCACTGCCCCTGGGAGTTCCACAATATCAAGTCCCCCACCCTCGTCTTCTCCGCCGGCCCCCAGGGCATGTACTCCGGCTCGCATAAAAAAGAATAATAACGGACCTGTCATTGCGGGGAGTGTAAGCGACGAATCAATCTCACAGGCTCCTCGCTTAAGAGAAAAAAAGCAGAGACCTGCCTATCGCGTCGAATCGGTGGGCAGGTCTTGTTTTCTTGGTGTCATCGCGGGGAACGTGGCAACCCGGCTATCTCACCTGTTATTGTTACTCCAAACTTCACCAATCCATCGTCCCTCTCTGCCAGCGGAGAGGGAGCCGGAGGAAAAGGTAAGGGGTATCCCGCCCTAACCACACTATCCTCAAACTTCACCAATCCTGTGCAAACTGGGACATAGGTTACACTTTAGACCGGGGACATAGGTAACACTTTTCCTTTGGTTTCATCTAGTAAACCAAGCTTTAAGAAACTGAACCAGACTTCCCAGACTGTGTCTGTAATT
Encoded here:
- a CDS encoding VOC family protein: MGKNGSSFKKLHHVGVVVKDINKAIAYFESLGIGPFGGPDGKKAFPVAFKGELHGKPAEWTTTISNAKLGDVELEILEPTKGNQALKESLDATGEGLHHIGFITDNLEQEIANFKKNGIGIWTEAKGQFIYSDPSPVGGVAIEFRGMHKE
- a CDS encoding four helix bundle protein, which codes for MQDYKKLSVWKKAHLLTLAVYKTTSAFPKEEMFTLTSQMRRACLSVPANIVEGCGRGGSAELGRFLQIASGSAHELEYYLLLSQELKYINAKDYSQTIALVGEVNRMLSALINKVKKS
- a CDS encoding alcohol dehydrogenase catalytic domain-containing protein, producing the protein MKAAVTREAGIIKMEDVPEPEMAPNQVKVKIAYAGLCGTDPENLEHRFGLMPPEAYKGARILGHEASGTIAAVGKNVKNNFKVGQRVAMNFRGSCGACWYCQNGKEHYCRGGSGASGCFAEYAVYPESAIYPLADDISFEIGAMLEPVSVAVHAIDQAKVITGSSVAICGGGPIGLLCLEMALKAGAARTLLSEPVAEKRALAKKLGADVTVDPFNEDLEAIGKKLTDGRGFNTVIDASGSVKAAKQCLSLADNCGTILWAAVYGKDVEIGVSPFLMYAKELTITSTFVSPYSFPRALALLPKLELQSLITDIVDLKDIQQAFDMHKKGKSIKILIKM
- a CDS encoding transketolase; translation: MADAKEVSRLKALAYEMRKKLIHLCGNYDGIVHIGGDLSMTDLLIGLYHHGLKVDPKQIGSPTRDRFLLSKGHGAVCMYIAMSLRGYFDYDEIVRTYGQLDSAYGMHPCKIQLPGVDCSSGSLGQGLAMAAGMAFSAKQKKEAHRVFCMMGDGETCEGEVWEAANTAGSYKLGNLIGVVDRNKQLMTSFDGDYMNLEPYADKWRAFNWNVVEFNGHDMAQIVDALDNLPPVTGSRPTALIASTVKGKGVSFMEKNIGWHAGALSPEDMQKALADIEAGFAGKGSAA
- a CDS encoding transketolase C-terminal domain-containing protein; this encodes MKVTFNFGSFLSARSVMGDTMVELGENYKNVWALTADTGGALKEYKQKFPDRYIDVGVAEQNLAGIAAGLALEGNVPFIAGMIPFMTMRACEQNRTAICYQDLPVRFIGTGGGLTSGGGSTHNAMEDISIMKSMVNMAVLSIGDPNMVRDIMLLSMTYPHPLYIRLAQGKKDRMLYEPGAYEYKIGMGITAREGKDATIISHGEMVFEALEAAKTLADEGIDVRVVDMYSIKPVDKDLVCKVARETGNILVLEDHLMEGGLASTIADVFVDSGVYPKKFKRLGIPQVFAGFGSGEELRAKFGYDKTAAVAAIKKMLK
- a CDS encoding type II toxin-antitoxin system Phd/YefM family antitoxin, with amino-acid sequence MTTFSASEARKRFYKLVDRVQETHEPVYIVGKRNSAYLVSEEDWRAVQETLYLTSIPGMRESIIQGLNTPIAETDEEPGW
- a CDS encoding Txe/YoeB family addiction module toxin: MSWRLVFTKQAKKDAKKIARAGLKPQAIRLLEILKEEPCSPPCEKLLGDLTGAYSRRINIHHRLVYQVLDEIKTVKIIRLWTHYK